Proteins from a genomic interval of Symmachiella macrocystis:
- a CDS encoding AtuA-related protein produces the protein MNNTISLKEIAHARSGDKGTGANVGVIAYTAAGYAFLEQELTPERLAEHLHELKPQGVHRYPLPGIRAYNFVLPGILDGGASRSLRIDSQGKVLALAVLEMQLPRPENLAAMQPESHPT, from the coding sequence ATGAACAACACGATATCCCTCAAAGAAATCGCACACGCCCGCTCGGGCGATAAAGGGACCGGCGCCAACGTCGGCGTAATTGCCTATACCGCTGCCGGATACGCATTCCTAGAACAAGAACTCACGCCCGAGCGTCTGGCTGAACATTTGCACGAATTGAAACCCCAGGGCGTTCATCGTTATCCGCTGCCCGGGATTCGGGCCTACAATTTTGTTTTACCCGGCATCCTCGACGGCGGCGCGAGTCGTTCGCTGCGCATCGACAGTCAAGGCAAGGTGCTGGCGCTGGCGGTACTCGAAATGCAATTGCCGCGTCCCGAGAACCTGGCGGCGATGCAACCGGAATCACACCCGACTTAG